A genomic region of Erythrobacter sp. SCSIO 43205 contains the following coding sequences:
- a CDS encoding sulfurtransferase, translating to MSNPFPSLVSTQWLAENLGAADLVVLDASRHLPAAGRDARAEFQAAHVPGAHFLDLAAFTDTTSSVPSALPRPDQVSQTLAQLGVPQGARIVLYDDSAVKTAARGWFALRRCGVANVALLDGGLGKWRTEGRAMESGETQIKPAEPALLSAGVAAATKAQMLENLESGDAQILDARGPDRVFGSSIDPVHGGQNGRIPGSLNLPFGEVFNADGTFKSPDDLKDAFEDAGVDLSRPLITTCGSGVTASVLLFAAHLAGKDDVRLYDGSWQEWEADPATPKEQGPQ from the coding sequence ATGAGCAATCCTTTCCCAAGCCTTGTTTCGACCCAGTGGCTGGCCGAAAACCTTGGCGCAGCAGATCTGGTGGTTTTAGACGCCTCGCGCCACTTGCCAGCGGCGGGGCGTGATGCGAGGGCTGAATTTCAGGCCGCGCACGTACCGGGCGCGCATTTCCTCGATCTGGCCGCGTTCACCGACACCACTTCGAGCGTACCGTCGGCCCTGCCCCGGCCTGATCAAGTGTCGCAAACCCTTGCACAATTGGGTGTCCCTCAAGGCGCTCGGATTGTCCTTTACGATGACAGCGCGGTCAAAACCGCAGCGCGGGGCTGGTTTGCCCTTCGGCGCTGCGGGGTGGCCAATGTTGCCCTGCTCGATGGTGGACTTGGCAAGTGGCGAACAGAAGGCCGTGCGATGGAAAGCGGTGAGACACAGATTAAGCCTGCCGAGCCGGCTCTCCTTAGCGCAGGTGTCGCTGCAGCAACGAAGGCACAAATGCTCGAAAATCTCGAAAGCGGCGATGCCCAAATTCTCGACGCACGGGGCCCCGACCGCGTTTTCGGCAGCAGCATTGATCCTGTGCACGGCGGGCAGAACGGTCGTATTCCGGGTTCGCTAAACTTGCCATTCGGTGAAGTTTTCAACGCCGATGGAACTTTCAAATCACCCGATGATCTTAAGGACGCGTTTGAAGACGCTGGCGTTGATCTTTCTCGCCCTCTCATCACCACCTGTGGCAGCGGCGTAACTGCAAGTGTGCTGCTCTTCGCGGCACATCTCGCCGGGAAAGACGACGTGCGTCTTTACGATGGAAGCTGGCAGGAGTGGGAGGCTGATCCCGCAACCCCCAAGGAACAAGGACCACAATGA
- the queF gene encoding preQ(1) synthase — translation MERENDQQAPAFLGKQTSLPQSPDEAVLDYVPNPRKGTLYCIRFVSPEFTSLCPVTDQPDFAHLVIDYAPGETIVESKSLKLFLGSFRNHNGFHEDVTVGIGQRLADEMKPKWLRIGGYWYPRGGIPIDVFWQTATPPEGLWLPDQGVAPYRGRG, via the coding sequence ATGGAACGCGAAAACGATCAGCAAGCCCCCGCATTTCTGGGAAAGCAAACCAGCCTGCCGCAATCACCTGATGAGGCGGTGCTCGATTACGTGCCCAATCCGCGCAAGGGCACGCTATATTGCATCCGCTTCGTATCGCCTGAATTTACGTCTCTGTGTCCGGTGACGGATCAGCCCGATTTTGCCCATCTCGTGATCGATTATGCGCCCGGCGAAACGATCGTGGAATCGAAGAGCCTGAAACTTTTCCTTGGCTCGTTCCGCAATCACAACGGCTTTCACGAGGATGTGACGGTGGGCATTGGCCAGCGGCTCGCTGACGAAATGAAGCCCAAATGGCTGCGTATTGGCGGATATTGGTATCCGCGCGGCGGCATTCCCATTGATGTGTTTTGGCAGACAGCTACGCCGCCAGAAGGGCTTTGGCTGCCCGATCAAGGTGTCGCCCCCTATCGCGGGCGCGGCTAA
- a CDS encoding hydrogen peroxide-inducible genes activator → MSTYLPTIKQLQYLVSLHEHGHFGRAADASFVSQSTLSAGIRELESLLGVTLVERSRRVVRFTSLGEQVVEKAREVLRQAEELADLVQAAGQPLSGQLRMAVIPTIAPFMIPRILPRLRKERPDLKLMLREEVSQDAIESLQHGRVDCVLLALPFDTGEVETAKISDDRLFVAFPKDDPRMPPETVDPDLLDYGSLLLLEDGHCLRDHALAACNRSELRASAGMIGTSLHTLVQMVDNDLGLTLLPEMALDAGILSGTDVVARPMESGTAKREIALVWRKNSPREADFRLLAEELKAG, encoded by the coding sequence ATGAGCACCTATCTTCCCACGATCAAGCAACTGCAATATCTCGTCTCTCTGCATGAGCACGGGCATTTTGGCCGCGCGGCCGATGCAAGCTTTGTGTCCCAATCAACGCTTTCAGCTGGCATTCGCGAACTGGAATCGCTGCTGGGTGTGACGCTGGTGGAGCGTTCGCGCCGAGTGGTGCGCTTCACCTCTCTGGGTGAGCAGGTGGTTGAAAAGGCAAGAGAAGTGCTGCGTCAGGCCGAGGAACTGGCCGATCTGGTTCAGGCGGCGGGCCAGCCGCTTTCGGGACAACTGCGCATGGCCGTGATCCCGACCATCGCCCCATTTATGATCCCGCGCATATTGCCGCGTCTTAGAAAAGAGCGCCCTGATTTAAAGCTCATGCTGCGCGAAGAGGTGAGCCAGGATGCGATTGAATCGCTCCAGCACGGGCGCGTTGATTGCGTGCTGCTCGCCCTTCCCTTTGACACGGGCGAAGTTGAGACAGCGAAGATTTCCGATGATCGCCTGTTCGTGGCCTTTCCCAAGGACGATCCGCGGATGCCGCCGGAAACCGTTGACCCGGACCTGCTGGATTACGGCAGCCTGCTCCTCCTTGAAGATGGACATTGCCTGCGCGATCATGCGCTGGCTGCGTGCAACCGCTCTGAGCTTCGCGCAAGTGCGGGGATGATCGGCACGAGCCTGCACACACTGGTTCAGATGGTGGACAATGACTTGGGGCTCACCCTGCTGCCGGAAATGGCACTGGATGCAGGGATTTTGTCAGGGACCGATGTTGTCGCCCGGCCCATGGAAAGCGGCACGGCAAAGCGCGAGATTGCGCTTGTCTGGCGCAAGAACTCTCCGCGTGAGGCAGATTTCAGACTGCTTGCCGAAGAGCTTAAAGCCGGTTAG
- the rnd gene encoding ribonuclease D yields the protein MKIHDLITTSDALADLCERLSKSEFVAVDTEFMRENTYWPELCLVQIANTEEAAAIDPMAEGIDLKPLLDLLTDNDEVLKVFHAGGQDVEIIVNMTGKTPQPVFDTQIAMMAISQSEQIGYANLVDHWLGIQIDKGARFTDWSRRPLTDRQIEYAIGDVTHLSKIFPKILKKLIKTDRGNWLDAEMERLADASNYITDPSQSWKKIRQPGRNPLVLGRLKDLAAWREGEAQHKDIPRGRIMRDETLADIASHPPKKQADLAKVRGLSGAWRDNDIGKRLMKVIADAEPLPKSEMPEKMKRGAPLGREGALVADLLKLLLKIRAREIDVAARLLTRADEMEALAAGVRDLKVLEGWRYDVFGKDALELVEGRLAFAVKSGKLVMTHIDDMQASMEEGQEAEETAS from the coding sequence ATGAAGATACACGATCTTATCACCACATCAGACGCTTTGGCGGACCTGTGTGAACGCCTCTCGAAATCGGAATTCGTCGCAGTTGACACCGAATTCATGCGGGAAAACACTTATTGGCCTGAGCTGTGCCTTGTACAGATCGCCAATACTGAAGAGGCCGCAGCGATTGACCCGATGGCCGAGGGCATCGATTTAAAGCCTCTGCTCGATCTTTTGACCGACAATGACGAAGTGCTCAAAGTCTTCCACGCTGGCGGACAGGACGTTGAGATCATCGTCAATATGACCGGCAAAACGCCTCAGCCGGTGTTTGACACGCAAATCGCGATGATGGCGATCAGCCAGTCCGAGCAAATCGGCTATGCCAACCTTGTTGATCATTGGCTGGGTATTCAAATCGACAAGGGCGCGCGCTTCACCGATTGGAGCAGGCGCCCGCTGACTGATCGTCAGATCGAATATGCGATTGGCGATGTGACGCATTTGTCGAAGATTTTCCCTAAGATCCTCAAAAAACTTATCAAAACCGATCGTGGCAATTGGCTGGATGCAGAAATGGAGCGCCTTGCCGATGCCTCCAATTACATCACAGACCCCAGCCAATCGTGGAAGAAAATTCGCCAGCCGGGGCGCAATCCCTTGGTCCTTGGCCGGCTGAAAGATCTGGCGGCTTGGCGTGAGGGTGAGGCGCAGCACAAGGATATTCCGCGCGGGCGTATCATGCGCGATGAAACCCTTGCTGACATCGCCTCGCATCCGCCCAAAAAACAGGCCGACCTTGCCAAGGTGCGCGGGCTTTCAGGCGCGTGGCGCGACAATGATATTGGCAAGCGATTGATGAAGGTGATCGCAGATGCAGAGCCTTTGCCCAAATCCGAAATGCCGGAGAAGATGAAGCGCGGCGCACCGCTTGGTAGAGAGGGCGCACTGGTCGCTGACCTTCTCAAATTGCTCCTCAAAATCCGCGCGCGCGAAATTGATGTGGCCGCCCGCCTCCTCACCCGCGCTGACGAGATGGAGGCGTTGGCCGCTGGTGTGCGCGACCTCAAAGTGCTCGAAGGCTGGCGCTATGACGTCTTTGGCAAGGACGCGCTTGAACTGGTCGAAGGTCGCCTCGCCTTTGCTGTCAAAAGCGGCAAGCTGGTGATGACCCATATCGACGATATGCAGGCCAGCATGGAAGAGGGCCAGGAGGCAGAGGAAACCGCTTCATGA
- the aspS gene encoding aspartate--tRNA ligase translates to MHAYRTHNCAQLSAENVGETVRLSGWVHRKRDFGGVLFVDLRDHFGITQIVADEDSPALAVLDKLRAESVVTIDGEVKARSADTVNPKLTTGEIEVFARAITVQSAAEELPLPVADELEYPEHIRLKYRFLDLRRETMHRNIMLRSQVITSLRKRMTEQGFTEFQTPILTASSPEGARDFLVPSRMHPNNFYALPQAPQMFKQMLMVSGFDRYFQIAPCFRDEDLRADRSLEFYQLDFEMSFVTQEDVFQALEPVLAGTFEEFSGGFDVTPSGEFPRIPYAEAMMKYGTDKPDLRNPLIISDVTSHFEKSGFGLFEKIVGGGGVVRVVPAPNTADKSRKFFDDMNNWARSEGFAGLGYVTRKGGEFGGPIAKNHGPERMEELYNELGLGPDDGLFFAAGKEKDAAKLAGAARTQVGEQLELIEQNCFKFCWIVDFPMFEYDEEAKKIDFSHNPFSMPQGEMEALETMDPLDIKAWQYDIVCNGYELSSGAIRNHKPEIMYKAFEIAGYDNATVDAEFGGMIEAFKLGAPPHGGSAPGIDRIVMLLAGEEAIREVIAFPMNQKGEDLMMGAPSKATPAQLRELALRLVEQPQKQKTQEG, encoded by the coding sequence ATGCACGCCTATCGTACCCACAATTGCGCACAGCTTTCTGCTGAAAATGTTGGCGAAACCGTCCGTTTGTCGGGCTGGGTCCACCGCAAACGCGACTTTGGCGGGGTTCTGTTCGTCGATTTGCGCGATCACTTTGGCATTACGCAGATTGTCGCTGACGAAGATTCGCCAGCGCTCGCGGTCTTGGACAAGCTTCGCGCTGAATCGGTGGTGACGATTGATGGCGAGGTAAAGGCGCGCTCGGCTGACACGGTGAACCCCAAGCTTACGACTGGCGAGATCGAAGTGTTTGCCCGCGCGATTACGGTTCAATCTGCTGCCGAAGAGCTTCCGCTGCCGGTTGCTGATGAGCTGGAATATCCAGAGCACATTCGCCTGAAGTATCGCTTTCTCGACCTGCGGCGCGAGACGATGCACCGCAACATCATGCTGCGCAGCCAGGTTATCACATCGCTGCGTAAGCGCATGACCGAGCAAGGTTTCACCGAATTCCAGACGCCGATCCTGACGGCTTCCTCGCCAGAGGGCGCTCGCGACTTCTTGGTGCCAAGCCGGATGCACCCCAATAACTTCTATGCGCTCCCCCAAGCGCCGCAGATGTTCAAGCAAATGCTGATGGTGTCGGGCTTTGACCGTTATTTCCAGATCGCGCCGTGTTTCCGCGACGAAGACCTTCGCGCTGATCGCAGCCTTGAGTTCTACCAGCTCGACTTTGAAATGAGCTTCGTGACGCAGGAAGACGTGTTTCAGGCGTTGGAGCCGGTGCTTGCGGGCACGTTCGAGGAATTCTCAGGCGGCTTTGACGTGACGCCGTCGGGCGAATTCCCGCGCATCCCCTATGCCGAAGCGATGATGAAATACGGCACCGACAAGCCTGACCTTCGCAACCCGCTGATCATTTCAGATGTCACCAGCCACTTTGAAAAATCGGGCTTTGGCCTGTTTGAAAAGATCGTTGGCGGTGGCGGCGTGGTTCGCGTGGTCCCGGCTCCAAACACAGCCGACAAGAGCCGCAAGTTCTTCGATGATATGAACAATTGGGCGCGCAGCGAAGGTTTTGCTGGCCTTGGCTATGTCACGCGCAAAGGCGGTGAGTTTGGCGGACCCATCGCCAAGAACCACGGGCCAGAGCGCATGGAAGAGCTTTACAACGAGCTTGGCCTTGGCCCGGACGATGGCCTGTTCTTTGCTGCGGGCAAAGAGAAGGACGCGGCCAAACTCGCCGGCGCTGCACGCACGCAAGTTGGCGAGCAATTGGAGCTTATCGAGCAGAACTGCTTCAAATTCTGCTGGATCGTCGACTTCCCGATGTTCGAATATGACGAAGAGGCGAAGAAAATCGACTTTTCGCACAACCCGTTCTCCATGCCGCAAGGCGAGATGGAAGCCTTGGAAACGATGGACCCGCTCGACATCAAGGCGTGGCAATACGACATTGTCTGCAACGGCTATGAGCTGTCCTCAGGTGCAATCCGGAACCACAAGCCGGAAATCATGTACAAAGCCTTCGAAATCGCAGGCTATGACAATGCGACCGTCGATGCCGAGTTCGGCGGCATGATCGAAGCGTTCAAGCTCGGCGCACCTCCGCACGGTGGCTCGGCTCCGGGTATTGACCGGATCGTGATGCTGCTCGCCGGTGAAGAGGCGATCCGTGAGGTTATCGCTTTCCCGATGAACCAGAAGGGCGAGGATCTGATGATGGGCGCACCATCCAAAGCAACGCCTGCGCAGCTTCGCGAGTTGGCATTGCGCCTTGTGGAGCAGCCCCAGAAACAGAAGACGCAGGAAGGCTGA
- a CDS encoding tetratricopeptide repeat protein has product MFKRSGFGQAVAALVALGAAHGASAETITVEGVYSARADLPPDLELIVIDQLQGDLGQDLELALTDRLGNVIIRGEPYFNIITPSALRDAKVQVEGEDGTITSHPLAADAELRGSVRSEVIEREVEPKKKRECVRRDNDDKCVERREVRIECRELSVRVDPRLLLTGAFGEQLYSHSEPRVAIERFCADSDYVPSILDMENSLIDAMADDIRRDLAPIERREGIRVMESRKNLRKEDRKPFRNAVKLTDDNEELACDGFESFEATNPTHVSVLFNIGLCRESAGRLEDALEYYDRALMADPGRDYPTDGIRSVRSRMRAEEQLALRDAL; this is encoded by the coding sequence TTGTTTAAGCGGAGTGGTTTTGGACAAGCAGTGGCGGCCTTGGTTGCCCTTGGCGCAGCGCATGGAGCATCGGCGGAAACCATCACGGTCGAAGGCGTGTATTCTGCACGAGCCGATCTGCCGCCTGACCTTGAGCTGATCGTGATTGATCAACTCCAAGGCGATCTTGGACAGGATCTCGAACTCGCGCTTACCGATAGGCTCGGCAATGTCATTATCCGGGGTGAACCCTATTTCAACATCATTACCCCGAGCGCTCTTCGCGATGCGAAGGTACAGGTTGAGGGGGAGGATGGCACCATCACCAGCCACCCACTGGCCGCCGATGCGGAGCTTCGTGGCAGCGTGCGCAGCGAGGTGATCGAGCGCGAGGTGGAGCCTAAGAAAAAGCGCGAATGTGTCCGCCGTGACAATGATGACAAATGTGTGGAGCGGCGCGAGGTCAGGATTGAGTGCCGGGAGCTGTCCGTTCGCGTGGACCCGCGCCTCTTGCTCACTGGCGCGTTTGGAGAGCAGCTCTACTCTCACAGCGAGCCCCGCGTCGCGATAGAGCGGTTTTGTGCCGATAGCGATTATGTGCCGTCCATTCTCGACATGGAGAATTCACTGATTGATGCGATGGCGGATGATATTCGCCGCGACCTTGCTCCGATTGAGCGGCGCGAAGGTATTCGAGTGATGGAGAGCCGCAAGAATTTGCGCAAAGAAGACCGCAAGCCCTTTCGCAACGCTGTGAAACTGACAGACGATAACGAGGAACTGGCGTGCGACGGGTTTGAATCGTTTGAGGCGACGAACCCGACCCATGTTTCGGTTCTCTTCAACATCGGCCTGTGCCGTGAAAGTGCAGGGCGTTTGGAAGACGCGCTCGAATATTACGATCGCGCTCTCATGGCTGATCCGGGGCGCGATTATCCCACCGATGGCATTCGCAGCGTCCGCAGCCGGATGAGGGCCGAAGAGCAGTTGGCGCTGCGCGACGCACTTTAG
- a CDS encoding PA2169 family four-helix-bundle protein: protein MNNIELLKSLTQTTYDSVEGYRLAHEKTDNRALRNAFERRMDQRRQTLEMLNNALAKNGETPITTTSVAGDTHQTFLTIVDSLTDGDDAAIKRVDEGEEYLAGKFREAMERDDLDASARMVIEKASQDVLAGDRFSTMLEEQYV, encoded by the coding sequence ATGAACAATATCGAACTTTTGAAATCGCTTACACAAACCACTTATGACTCGGTCGAAGGCTATCGCCTCGCACATGAAAAGACCGATAACCGCGCGCTCCGCAATGCGTTTGAGCGCCGCATGGACCAACGCCGACAAACGCTTGAGATGCTGAACAATGCACTCGCGAAGAATGGCGAAACACCGATTACGACAACCAGTGTCGCCGGTGATACGCATCAGACTTTCCTGACAATTGTCGACAGCCTGACTGATGGTGACGACGCGGCGATCAAGCGTGTGGATGAAGGTGAGGAGTATCTTGCCGGGAAATTCCGCGAAGCTATGGAGCGTGATGACTTGGATGCGTCGGCGCGCATGGTCATCGAAAAGGCATCGCAGGATGTCCTTGCAGGCGACAGATTTAGCACGATGCTTGAAGAGCAATACGTCTAA
- a CDS encoding acyl carrier protein: MSDTATRVQKIVVEHLGVEADKVTQEASFIDDLGADSLDIVELVMAFEEEFGVEIPDDAAEKIATVGDATKFIEETQG, translated from the coding sequence ATGAGCGATACTGCAACCCGCGTGCAGAAAATTGTCGTCGAACATCTCGGCGTCGAAGCAGACAAAGTTACGCAAGAAGCAAGCTTTATCGATGATCTGGGCGCAGACAGCCTTGATATCGTCGAGCTGGTGATGGCTTTCGAAGAAGAGTTTGGCGTGGAAATCCCCGACGATGCGGCTGAAAAGATCGCAACTGTCGGCGATGCGACCAAATTCATCGAAGAAACTCAAGGCTAA
- the fabF gene encoding beta-ketoacyl-ACP synthase II: protein MRRVVVTGLGLVTPLGGDVETSWANLLAGESGAGPITRFDTEGQKCTIACEVKDKDHPWGFDPDKRVDGKIQRQVDPFIVLGIDAAGQALEDAGLTDLSDEQKERVGCSIGSGIGGLPGIEKESVNLHERGPGRVSPHFVHGRLINLITGQVQIKYGFMGPNHSVVTACSTGAHSIGDAARMIAMDDADIMIAGGAESTINPLGIAGFAQARALNTSYNDRPKEASRPYDKDREGFVMGEGAGMVVLEEYEHAKARGAKIYAEVTGYGLSGDAYHVTAPHPEGKGAELAMKMALRKAGLGPGDIDYVNAHGTSTMADTIELAAVKRVLGEGLSGASMSSTKSAIGHLLGGAGAVEAVFCVLALRDQIVPPTLNLDTPDEGTEGIDLVPHKAKKREVRAVLNNSFGFGGTNASLVMQKVD from the coding sequence ATGCGCCGTGTTGTCGTAACCGGTCTTGGTCTTGTCACCCCCTTGGGAGGGGATGTTGAGACATCTTGGGCGAATCTTCTGGCAGGTGAAAGCGGCGCAGGGCCGATCACTCGATTCGATACCGAGGGTCAAAAATGCACCATCGCTTGCGAGGTAAAAGACAAGGACCACCCTTGGGGCTTTGACCCGGACAAGCGCGTCGACGGCAAGATCCAGCGTCAGGTTGATCCGTTCATCGTGCTCGGCATCGACGCAGCGGGCCAAGCGCTCGAAGATGCTGGCCTCACCGACCTTTCTGATGAACAAAAAGAGCGCGTCGGCTGCTCCATCGGCTCTGGCATTGGCGGGCTTCCCGGCATTGAGAAAGAGAGCGTCAATCTGCACGAGCGCGGACCTGGACGGGTTTCGCCGCACTTCGTGCACGGACGTCTGATCAACCTCATCACAGGCCAGGTTCAGATCAAATACGGCTTTATGGGCCCTAATCACTCGGTCGTCACCGCCTGTTCAACAGGTGCGCACTCTATCGGCGATGCGGCGCGCATGATCGCGATGGACGATGCGGATATCATGATCGCGGGCGGGGCGGAAAGCACTATCAACCCACTTGGTATCGCTGGCTTTGCGCAAGCTCGTGCGTTGAACACCAGCTATAACGACCGCCCGAAAGAGGCGAGCCGCCCCTACGACAAAGACCGCGAAGGCTTTGTCATGGGTGAGGGCGCAGGCATGGTCGTGCTTGAAGAGTACGAACACGCCAAGGCGCGCGGCGCAAAAATCTACGCCGAAGTCACCGGCTATGGCCTTTCCGGCGATGCCTATCACGTGACTGCCCCGCATCCAGAGGGCAAGGGTGCTGAGCTTGCGATGAAGATGGCGCTTAGGAAAGCGGGCCTTGGTCCGGGCGACATCGACTATGTCAACGCCCACGGCACATCGACCATGGCCGATACGATAGAACTGGCGGCGGTTAAGCGCGTGCTGGGCGAAGGGCTTTCTGGCGCTTCGATGAGCTCGACCAAGAGCGCAATCGGGCACCTTCTCGGTGGTGCAGGCGCTGTCGAAGCGGTGTTCTGCGTTCTCGCTCTGCGCGATCAGATCGTACCACCAACCTTGAACCTTGATACGCCGGACGAAGGGACCGAGGGCATCGACCTTGTGCCGCATAAGGCCAAGAAACGCGAAGTGCGCGCGGTGCTCAACAACAGCTTCGGTTTTGGCGGCACCAACGCATCGCTCGTCATGCAGAAGGTGGACTAA
- the mltG gene encoding endolytic transglycosylase MltG — MRKLGIVVGLGLVAIVAGAALIMSMMGRAEVEAKTPFLIPAGSSLTTVARDLETAGHISSADGFLIYARVFGSSDPIQAGEFELEPGMSQGDILAMFQSGDVIRRFITIPEGMPSVLVWERLMAEELLTGEADVPLEGSVLPDTYSYERGQSRQSLINQMQEAMDLYLAKAWAERSDRAVVSTMREAVILASIVEKETGTPEERGTVAGLYSNRLRTGMMLQADPTIIYPITKGKPLGRRIRQSEIAAVNGYNTYTKLGLPDGPITNPGRESIAAVLNPEDHDYLFMVADGTGGHEFNETLEGHNEAVGRWFQLRRERGEMD, encoded by the coding sequence ATGCGAAAGCTCGGCATTGTCGTCGGGCTGGGCCTTGTGGCGATAGTCGCAGGGGCAGCGCTGATTATGTCGATGATGGGCCGGGCTGAGGTCGAGGCAAAGACGCCTTTCCTCATCCCTGCTGGTTCTTCGCTCACCACGGTTGCGCGCGATCTGGAGACGGCAGGCCATATCAGCTCAGCCGACGGCTTTCTCATCTACGCGCGCGTGTTTGGCTCCTCTGATCCGATCCAGGCGGGCGAGTTTGAGCTTGAGCCCGGTATGAGCCAGGGCGACATCCTTGCAATGTTCCAATCGGGCGACGTCATCCGCCGCTTCATCACGATACCCGAGGGGATGCCGAGCGTGCTTGTGTGGGAGCGGCTGATGGCCGAGGAATTGCTGACCGGAGAGGCCGACGTGCCGCTCGAAGGGTCTGTTCTGCCCGACACCTATTCATACGAACGCGGGCAATCGCGCCAGAGCCTGATTAACCAGATGCAGGAGGCGATGGACCTTTACCTCGCCAAAGCCTGGGCTGAGCGCAGCGACCGCGCTGTTGTCTCGACCATGCGCGAGGCTGTGATCTTGGCGAGCATCGTCGAAAAAGAAACTGGTACGCCTGAAGAGCGCGGCACTGTCGCGGGGCTTTATTCCAATCGCCTACGCACAGGCATGATGCTGCAAGCTGACCCCACGATCATCTATCCCATCACCAAGGGTAAACCGCTGGGCCGCCGTATCCGGCAGTCAGAGATCGCGGCGGTCAATGGCTACAACACCTATACCAAGCTCGGCCTCCCCGACGGTCCGATCACCAACCCGGGGCGCGAAAGCATTGCTGCAGTGCTGAACCCAGAGGATCACGATTACCTGTTCATGGTCGCCGATGGCACTGGCGGGCACGAGTTCAACGAGACGCTAGAGGGTCATAATGAGGCGGTGGGACGCTGGTTTCAATTGCGCCGTGAACGCGGGGAAATGGACTGA
- a CDS encoding 2'-5' RNA ligase family protein produces MAKPFIVTAALPPDIQRWADKLRCEHYPAERNYLHAHVTMFHSFAPSLFDELKDFLPQVTREFAPPKAFVTGIMDLGKGTAIALQSEPLLALRALIAEHFHGSLTAQDLYEPRPHITIQNKVTKNEARALQAKLAPTLEQRQFTFPALELHLYRDGPWEKIKSSVFRGKEELV; encoded by the coding sequence ATGGCTAAGCCGTTCATCGTGACGGCGGCCCTCCCGCCCGATATTCAAAGGTGGGCTGATAAGCTTCGCTGTGAACATTATCCGGCTGAGCGCAACTATCTTCACGCTCATGTCACCATGTTCCACTCCTTTGCCCCGTCGCTATTTGACGAGCTCAAGGATTTTCTGCCTCAGGTAACGCGCGAATTTGCGCCTCCCAAAGCGTTTGTGACCGGCATTATGGACCTGGGGAAGGGCACGGCAATCGCGCTGCAAAGCGAGCCTCTCCTCGCTCTTCGTGCGCTTATCGCAGAGCATTTCCACGGCAGCCTCACCGCGCAAGATCTTTACGAGCCGCGCCCGCATATCACCATTCAAAATAAGGTCACGAAAAACGAAGCGCGCGCTCTTCAAGCAAAGCTTGCCCCCACCCTTGAGCAGCGCCAATTCACCTTTCCTGCCCTCGAACTGCATCTTTATCGCGATGGACCGTGGGAGAAGATCAAATCAAGTGTCTTTCGCGGAAAAGAAGAGCTAGTATAA
- a CDS encoding cyclic nucleotide-binding domain-containing protein, with protein MSDLSTASGWIAGIALLAAMAPHQVRLMRLLLLVGGIFGVLYFAFSGNVGLELVLAVLFTLLNAARLYQLWNRARSGSMTSEERELFDHVMQIEDPSKQNRLRDLMQWRDGKLGEVLIEQHQIDPPLIYIAAGRVSIKRDGQFVSECGHGEFVGEISHISGNGASATVTVVHPLRYAKIDRDALAQLSQSLPEIGRAVDNAFNRSLAVKVVRMNEAIEEAQN; from the coding sequence ATGTCCGATTTAAGCACGGCTTCGGGTTGGATCGCGGGGATTGCGCTTCTGGCAGCGATGGCACCGCATCAGGTGCGTTTGATGCGGCTGTTGTTGCTCGTCGGCGGTATATTTGGTGTTTTGTACTTCGCCTTTTCGGGCAATGTTGGACTTGAACTGGTTCTTGCGGTCCTTTTCACCTTGCTGAATGCAGCGCGCCTGTACCAGCTTTGGAACCGTGCAAGATCGGGCTCCATGACCAGCGAAGAGCGCGAACTTTTCGATCATGTCATGCAGATTGAAGACCCATCCAAACAAAACCGGCTGCGCGACCTTATGCAATGGCGCGATGGCAAGCTGGGTGAGGTTCTCATAGAGCAGCACCAGATTGATCCGCCATTGATTTATATCGCTGCCGGACGTGTCTCGATCAAACGCGATGGCCAATTCGTCAGCGAATGTGGGCACGGCGAATTTGTCGGCGAGATCAGCCACATCTCTGGCAATGGCGCCAGTGCGACGGTGACTGTGGTACACCCTTTGCGCTATGCCAAAATCGACCGGGATGCGCTTGCACAATTGTCGCAAAGCCTGCCGGAAATTGGCCGCGCGGTCGACAATGCCTTTAACCGTTCGCTCGCTGTTAAAGTGGTGCGAATGAACGAGGCAATCGAAGAAGCGCAAAACTAG